A window of Sulfurovum riftiae contains these coding sequences:
- the pckA gene encoding phosphoenolpyruvate carboxykinase (ATP), with the protein MSTRTPNGLDKLGLKNIGDIYYNLSYDELQAHEINHGECKISSSGTAMCDTGIFTGRSPKDKYFVDQEPSNKHIAWGDVNKPIKKEIYEELLDLTLTQLSGKNIYITDVYAGASAESRRSIRFICEVAWQAHFVKNMFIRPTEEELETFEPDFTVYNACKAVDEKYKEHGLNSDVFVVFNIEDNVSIIGGTWYGGEMKKGIFSMMNYWLPLEGKLSMHCSANVGKDEDVCLFFGLSGTGKTTLSTDPNRALIGDDEHGWDDNGVFNFEGGCYAKVINLDPKSEPEIFGAIVKDALLENVVADDTGNVDYSDGSKTENTRVSYPIEHIANHKSDLQAGHPNNIIFLTADAFGVLPPVSKLSKEQAMYYFLSGYTAKVAGTERGITEPVATFSACFGEAFLPLHPTEYAKLLGKKIDEHNVNVYLVNTGWTGGPYGVGKRMSIKDTRACIDGILNGSINNAEFDTLDIFNLQIPKALDGVKDNKVLNPRETWEDKAEYDAMLKKLAEMFQENFHRYDGNRSEFDYASAGPQL; encoded by the coding sequence ATGAGTACCAGAACGCCCAACGGACTTGACAAACTCGGATTGAAGAACATCGGAGACATCTACTACAATTTGAGTTATGACGAGTTGCAAGCGCATGAGATAAACCATGGAGAGTGTAAGATCTCTTCTTCCGGAACAGCAATGTGCGACACCGGGATCTTCACAGGAAGAAGCCCCAAAGACAAATATTTTGTCGATCAGGAACCTTCCAACAAGCATATTGCCTGGGGTGATGTGAACAAGCCGATCAAAAAAGAGATATATGAAGAGCTTCTCGATCTTACATTGACACAGCTTTCCGGAAAAAATATCTATATCACCGATGTTTATGCAGGAGCAAGTGCAGAGAGCAGAAGATCCATCCGTTTTATTTGCGAAGTGGCATGGCAGGCACATTTTGTAAAAAACATGTTCATTCGGCCTACGGAAGAGGAACTGGAGACGTTCGAACCTGACTTTACGGTCTATAATGCCTGTAAAGCTGTAGATGAGAAATATAAAGAGCATGGACTGAACTCGGATGTATTCGTTGTATTCAATATTGAAGACAATGTCTCCATTATCGGGGGTACCTGGTATGGCGGTGAGATGAAGAAGGGTATCTTCTCCATGATGAACTACTGGCTGCCGCTTGAAGGTAAACTCTCTATGCACTGTTCTGCAAATGTCGGTAAAGATGAAGACGTCTGTCTCTTCTTCGGACTCTCCGGTACAGGAAAGACGACACTTTCAACAGATCCGAACAGAGCACTGATCGGTGACGACGAGCATGGGTGGGATGACAACGGCGTGTTCAACTTCGAAGGCGGATGTTATGCAAAAGTGATCAACCTTGATCCCAAGAGCGAACCGGAGATCTTCGGTGCTATCGTAAAAGATGCACTTTTGGAGAATGTCGTGGCTGACGATACGGGGAATGTAGACTACTCTGACGGTTCCAAAACGGAAAATACCAGGGTCTCCTACCCGATCGAGCATATCGCCAACCATAAAAGCGATCTTCAGGCCGGACATCCGAACAATATCATCTTCCTGACAGCGGATGCATTCGGTGTACTTCCTCCTGTCAGCAAACTCAGCAAAGAGCAGGCAATGTACTACTTCCTGAGCGGTTATACAGCCAAGGTGGCAGGAACAGAGAGAGGGATCACCGAACCGGTAGCGACCTTCTCCGCCTGTTTCGGTGAAGCGTTCCTTCCTTTACACCCAACAGAGTATGCAAAACTGCTTGGAAAAAAGATCGATGAACACAATGTAAATGTCTACCTGGTCAATACAGGCTGGACAGGTGGTCCTTACGGTGTGGGTAAACGTATGAGTATCAAAGATACCAGAGCCTGTATCGATGGTATCCTCAACGGATCCATCAACAATGCAGAGTTCGATACACTCGATATCTTCAACCTTCAGATCCCAAAAGCGCTTGACGGTGTCAAGGACAACAAGGTCCTTAACCCGAGAGAGACATGGGAAGACAAAGCAGAGTATGACGCAATGCTTAAAAAACTTGCCGAAATGTTCCAGGAGAACTTTCACAGATATGACGGTAACCGTAGCGAGTTCGACTACGCTTCTGCAGGACCGCAGCTCTAA
- a CDS encoding YgaP family membrane protein, with amino-acid sequence MDVNKIRKVCRPIRIVLGLSLIAVGVVTGIKWFYLGVIPLIAGLANFCPLCIITKKCDIETK; translated from the coding sequence ATGGATGTAAACAAGATCAGAAAAGTATGCAGACCGATCAGGATCGTCTTGGGACTTTCTCTTATCGCAGTCGGTGTTGTAACAGGGATCAAATGGTTCTATCTTGGGGTTATCCCGTTGATCGCAGGTTTGGCGAATTTCTGTCCGCTCTGCATTATCACCAAAAAATGTGATATAGAAACAA